Within Pseudomonadota bacterium, the genomic segment GGGATACCGCGAGACGGGGCGATGCGCGGGAACGCTAACCGTCGAAGCGATTTCACAATCAAACTCAAACAAAACAGGGCTCTGCGGAAGCTCTAGTGCATCGACCAACTTCGGATGCAGGGTACCAAGCCAACCGACCGGATGTTCCCCTTTTGTGACAATTTGCGCGCACTGCCCTGGATGCAGCGCCGGGTGTTCTGCCTTGATAGTCCGAAACTCGCCTCGTCTTCCCGTGGATTGCCAGATCGCCGCCAAGTCGCCTTTGATATGAAAAAAGTCGACTTGTTGCTCAGGCTGCCCCCATTGCTCGGGCTCTGTGGGTCCGAATGCCAAGCCCCCGATCCGTTTGCGTTGAAGAATATTTCCCCCAAGACGGCTGAACACCAAACCGATCTCGAACAATCTCACACGGTTTTGCTGACGGGACAAATTATGTATCAGCGTACTAATCAAGCCAGGCCAGAGCCCGGTTCTCATTTGAGCCAGTTCACTGGAGATGGGATTAGCCAAGTCCAATGGCGCGCCTTCAGTCGGGAAATACCGCTGGATCTTGGGGTCTACGAAACTGTAGGTGACGACCTCGTGATATCCGCGTTGAACGAAAACTTCTTTGATTCGTTCCTGGGGGGCCACCTGCTCACTGAGCCGTGGCATCGAAAAGCGAGTCATCGGCTCCCGGACGAACAGCCTTTCGTAACCATGGACACGAACGATCTCTTCGATGAGATCGGCTTCGATAGCGATGTCGTAGCGATGCGGAGGTGACTCGACGTACCAATCCCCCCCCTCACGCCGAAACGGCATCTGCAATCGCCGGAGTATCCCGTCGACGGCCTCGTCGTCGACCACAAAACCGAGGATGCGGTCGAGTCGCGAGCGGCGCAGTTTAATCTCCGCTCCTCGCCCCAGATCGGTGGTCCCTTCGGGCAACACCACGGGCCCGGCTTTACCGCCAGCGATCTGTAACAGCAAACTGGTGGCGCGCTCTAATGCGCGACACTGCAGTGCCGGGTCGACTCCCCGCTCAAAACGATGTGAGGAGTCGGTATGCAGCCCCAAACGCCGAGCCCGCCCGAGAACCACCTTAGGCGAAAACGAGGCACTCTCTAGAAAAACGGATGTCGTGTTCTCGCCTACCGACGATCGGCTCCCCCCCATGATTCCGGCAACCGCTACCGGACCGCTTTGATCCGCGATAACAAGCACGTCGGCGCTCAAGGACACTTCGCGACCATCGAGTAAAACCAGCGGCTCTTCCGCGCGAGCAAATCGGACTTGTAGGCTACCTTTCAGCCGCTCAAGATCGAAGGCGTGCATGGGTTGTCCCAGCTCGAGCATTACATAGTTGGTGACATCGACCACGATGCCCGTACTGCGAATACCGCCCCTCCGTAGACGCTCCTTCATCCAGTCGGGCGTCCGTGCACTCGGATTCAAATCTCGAATCACACGACCGGCATAACGGGGGCAAGCGTCCGGATCGGCGATCGAAATCGCGATGCTTTCATCCAGCGCGATCGGCACCGCAGTATCGGGAATCACCCTCAGATCGGCCTCAGTAAGCGCGTGAACTTCCCTCGCGACCCCCTGAATACTGAGACAATCTCCTCGGTTCGGCGTCAGATCGATCTCGATAATCGAGTCGTCTAAAGCCAACCATTGCCGTAAGTCCGAACCTACGGGCGCATCCTCAGACAACTCCATCAGGCCATCCGGCGCATCGCCGAGCCCCAACTCGCGAGCCGAACAAAGCATTCCGTGAGACGAAACTCCCCGCAACTCTGTGGCCTCGATCCCGACATGGCCGGGCAGTTCCGCCCCGGGCAAGGCCGCGGGTACCCGCATCCCAGCGCGCACGTTCGACGCACCGCAGACGATTTGAACCGGCTCAGGACGATCCACATCTACCCGACAAACGCGGAGTTTATCGGCATCCGGGTGTCGCTCAACCTCGAGCACCCGTCCGACCACAACACCGGAGAACGGTGGAGCCGCCGGCTCCACACCGTCGACCTCCAACCCGGCCATGGTCAAACAGCTCGCCAACTCGTTCGTGTCGATTGGCGGGTTCACCCACTCTCTGAGCCACTGTTCGCTAAATCGCATGATTCACCGTCTTACTTGACGCCAGGTTGCCCTAAGTCCGATGTTTACTGAAACTGCCTTAGAAACCTAATGTCGTTCTCAAAGAATACTCTTAAGTCATTGACTCCGTAACGAAGCATCGCCAACCGTTCCACTCCTAAGCCGAAGGCAAAACCGGTGTAGCGTTCCGTATCAACCCCCACATGGGCAAATACTTCGGGATGCACGATGCCGCATCCAAGGACCTCCAGCCAGCCGGTGTGACTGCAAACACGACATCCTTTGCCATCGCACATCACGCATTGCATATCGACTTCGGCCGAAGGTTCGGTGAACGGAAAATACGAGGGCCGAAAACGCACCTCCAACTCGCGCTCGAAAAACGCTGACAAGAACGCTTTCAGTAGACTGTAGAGATCAATCATTGAGGCATCTTGATCAACCACGAGCCCCTCCACTTGATGAAACATGGGGGTGTGGGTCAGATCAGAATCGCAACGATAGACCCGACCAGGCGCAATCAATTTGAGTGGCGCTTCCCGACGCTCCATTTCGCGAATCTGGACCGGCGAAGTATGGGTACGAAGCAGCGTATCGGCATCAAAATAGAACGTATCGTGCATTGCACGGGCGGGATGCTCGGCAGGAAAATTGAGCGCTTCGAAATTGTAGTAATCGGTTTCCACTTCAGGCCCCTCTACAACTTCGAAGCCGGCGCCGCGAAACAACGCTTGAATTCGTTCCAGCGTCCGCGAGATCGGGTGACGGCCACCCGCGCTTTGTCCTCGGCCGGGCAGCGTGACGTCAATACGGTCCTGGAGCAACTGTTGGGCTAGCATCGCCTCTTGCAGCGCTTCTCGTCGTGTTTGATAAGCGTCGAGAAGGGTCCGCTTGGCGGCGTTAATCGCTTGGCCGCGAGCAGATCGTTCTTCCGGTGGGAGAGACCCAAGTGTTTTCAACAGGCCCGTTAACGATCCCTTCTTACCAAGAAAACCAACCTTAGCGTCGTCTAACTCGGCCAAGTCCTGGCTTTTGCTGAACGACTCCAAAGCTTCCGCTGTTAAATCATCCAGGTTCGACACG encodes:
- the pheT gene encoding phenylalanine--tRNA ligase subunit beta, with translation MRFSEQWLREWVNPPIDTNELASCLTMAGLEVDGVEPAAPPFSGVVVGRVLEVERHPDADKLRVCRVDVDRPEPVQIVCGASNVRAGMRVPAALPGAELPGHVGIEATELRGVSSHGMLCSARELGLGDAPDGLMELSEDAPVGSDLRQWLALDDSIIEIDLTPNRGDCLSIQGVAREVHALTEADLRVIPDTAVPIALDESIAISIADPDACPRYAGRVIRDLNPSARTPDWMKERLRRGGIRSTGIVVDVTNYVMLELGQPMHAFDLERLKGSLQVRFARAEEPLVLLDGREVSLSADVLVIADQSGPVAVAGIMGGSRSSVGENTTSVFLESASFSPKVVLGRARRLGLHTDSSHRFERGVDPALQCRALERATSLLLQIAGGKAGPVVLPEGTTDLGRGAEIKLRRSRLDRILGFVVDDEAVDGILRRLQMPFRREGGDWYVESPPHRYDIAIEADLIEEIVRVHGYERLFVREPMTRFSMPRLSEQVAPQERIKEVFVQRGYHEVVTYSFVDPKIQRYFPTEGAPLDLANPISSELAQMRTGLWPGLISTLIHNLSRQQNRVRLFEIGLVFSRLGGNILQRKRIGGLAFGPTEPEQWGQPEQQVDFFHIKGDLAAIWQSTGRRGEFRTIKAEHPALHPGQCAQIVTKGEHPVGWLGTLHPKLVDALELPQSPVLFEFDCEIASTVSVPAHRPVSRYPSVRRDIAVIVSSEIASAALVDAVREALDETLVDLVLFDAYQGKGIESGSKSIALGLIFQKDSRTLEDQEVDAYVARAVNIMNSRFDAKIRE
- the pheS gene encoding phenylalanine--tRNA ligase subunit alpha, with translation MSNLDDLTAEALESFSKSQDLAELDDAKVGFLGKKGSLTGLLKTLGSLPPEERSARGQAINAAKRTLLDAYQTRREALQEAMLAQQLLQDRIDVTLPGRGQSAGGRHPISRTLERIQALFRGAGFEVVEGPEVETDYYNFEALNFPAEHPARAMHDTFYFDADTLLRTHTSPVQIREMERREAPLKLIAPGRVYRCDSDLTHTPMFHQVEGLVVDQDASMIDLYSLLKAFLSAFFERELEVRFRPSYFPFTEPSAEVDMQCVMCDGKGCRVCSHTGWLEVLGCGIVHPEVFAHVGVDTERYTGFAFGLGVERLAMLRYGVNDLRVFFENDIRFLRQFQ